The following nucleotide sequence is from bacterium.
TGAATCTTGCTTATCTCATCTACTGCCTTTACTTCTACTATTACTTTATCTTCTACTATCAAATCAGCTACATATATTCCTACTTCTTTTCCTTTATAGAATATCTCTATTCTCTTTTGAGCCTCAACTTTCATCCTTTTTAATCTTAACTCACAAACAACTGAATTCTCATAAACTTTCTCTAAGAACCCACATCCAGGAATATTATGAATTTCAAAGTCAGCATTTAAAATTTGATAGGTTATCTCTTTATACTTAAACCCTTTTTCCATCTACATCTTTTTTAAATACACACAGATTAACTCATTTAATTATCTGTGTTTATCTGTGGTTATCTGTGGTTATCTGTGGTTATCTGTGGTTCTTGAAACACTACTACTCCTTTTGTTTAAATTATATCCATTAATTATGTTATTGTCAATAATTTTATTTAATTTTTCTTTACAATTCCAATAAAATATGCTATTATAAAATAAAGTTAGGCATCAAGAGAAAAACTTAAACATACGAGGAGGATGAAAAATGGAAAAGGATGTTGAAATAAAGTTTGATGATATTGGGGTTGAGGAAGAAGAGAGATTTGCAGGGCAACATGTGGCTATACTCGAGGGCAAGGTAGAGGGATGGGGAAGTAATGTCAAAGAGGCGTTTGATATGGCTAAAAGAAAGTTCCCTCAAAAAGGAAGTGAGGAAATGTTGTTAAGGTTCATCCCCCAGGAAGGTTTGTTGGTTTTATGAAAAGCTACATCTTCCACTATCGGAAGGAAAAGACTAAAGAAGGTGAGATAGTCTATAGACCAGTAGCCTATGTGCATCTTAAAGCCAAGGATGGAAAGTGGTATCTCTTTGACCCGTATATCGACTCAGGTGCAGACCTCTGTTTGTTTACAAGATCAGACTGCAATCTCTTAGGATATGAATTGAAAGAGGGAAGGGAAAGGCTTATTGGGGGAGTCTCTGGAGGTTTAATAAGGACATACATCCATCAGATTCTCTTGAGGATTGGAGAAATTGAACTTACGGTAGAGGTTGCTTTTGCAGAGTTAGAGGAGGTTCCAAGACTACTTGGCAGAAAGGATATTTTTAATCGCTTCCAGATAAACTTTGATGAAGAGGAACTAAAGATCCACTTTACTCCAAAGGAGAAAGGAGTAGAATAAATAAATCAAAGAAGATAGAGGTGATGGGTAGCAATTTCTTAGAGATAGAAATAGCAACCAATAAAAGCCTAAAGTCGCTGCACCTGACCGCCAACAGTGTGGCGGTTTTTCAAAGTTCTATACTCTATCAAAGTTTAGTGTTTTTTTAAAGTTCTGTGCCCATCCTGTTGGCGGCAGGTGAGCTCAATCGTTAAGTGAAACAGAATTACAAAATAAATTAAGGAATGAAAAGATGCAAATAGAAGATACATTGACCAAGAAAAACAAAGAACTATTATTAGCAAAGTCTGATTTTTTATCCACTATTTCGCATGAGTTAAGGACCCCTTTAACATCTATCAAGGCATTCACGCAATTATTATTATCTGACCCTGATGGAAATCTTAAAACACGAATAGAATATTTGAATATAATCAATAGTGAAATTGATAGGTTAACTGTATTGATTAATGACCTGTTGGACTTGACAATGATGGAAGCAGGTAAAATGGAATTTGAGGAAAAGGAGTTAATAATCGAAGAGATTATAAAATCTGCAATTGATGCGGTTAATTCATTTGCCAGGGAAAGAAATATTGAGATAAAAACCGATTTAGAACAAAAATTACCTGCTTTAATCGCAGATGAGGAAAAACTTACTCTACTAATGACCCATTTGTTAAACAATGCGATTAAATTTAATAAAGATAGCGGATTAGTAGAAATTAAAGCAATACTACTAAAAGAGCCTAAAGAAGAGATTCAAATTAGCGTAAAAGATACTGGTATTGGCATTGCCCAACAAAATTTTGAGGTAATATTTGAGAAGTTTAAGAAGGTAGAGGATAATATTTTTCCATCAGGATATCAAGGAGCAGGATTGGGATTAACTTTATGTAAAGAGATTGTAATGCACTACAAAGGCAAGATTTGGGTAGAGAGTGAGTTAAATAAGGGCAGTACATTTTATTTTACATTACCGATAGAAAAAGGTAAGCGTTCGGTGGTGTAGAAGCCTCTCGGATAAATAGGGATTAGGGTTAATTTTAAGGAGTAACAAGTCTGTTAACAATACATGGATGTTTAGGAGGAACTTTTTCATTATTTTTTAATTTTCTTGTTGGTTTTCGTTTGACAGGAAGTAAGAGATTTTTGAGAGGAGTAGGAGATT
It contains:
- a CDS encoding HAMP domain-containing sensor histidine kinase, encoding MQIEDTLTKKNKELLLAKSDFLSTISHELRTPLTSIKAFTQLLLSDPDGNLKTRIEYLNIINSEIDRLTVLINDLLDLTMMEAGKMEFEEKELIIEEIIKSAIDAVNSFARERNIEIKTDLEQKLPALIADEEKLTLLMTHLLNNAIKFNKDSGLVEIKAILLKEPKEEIQISVKDTGIGIAQQNFEVIFEKFKKVEDNIFPSGYQGAGLGLTLCKEIVMHYKGKIWVESELNKGSTFYFTLPIEKGKRSVV
- a CDS encoding retropepsin-like aspartic protease, with amino-acid sequence MKSYIFHYRKEKTKEGEIVYRPVAYVHLKAKDGKWYLFDPYIDSGADLCLFTRSDCNLLGYELKEGRERLIGGVSGGLIRTYIHQILLRIGEIELTVEVAFAELEEVPRLLGRKDIFNRFQINFDEEELKIHFTPKEKGVE
- a CDS encoding GxxExxY protein; translated protein: MEKGFKYKEITYQILNADFEIHNIPGCGFLEKVYENSVVCELRLKRMKVEAQKRIEIFYKGKEVGIYVADLIVEDKVIVEVKAVDEISKI
- a CDS encoding DUF5678 domain-containing protein; its protein translation is MEKDVEIKFDDIGVEEEERFAGQHVAILEGKVEGWGSNVKEAFDMAKRKFPQKGSEEMLLRFIPQEGLLVL